A DNA window from Pyrus communis chromosome 3, drPyrComm1.1, whole genome shotgun sequence contains the following coding sequences:
- the LOC137729820 gene encoding uncharacterized protein isoform X2 has product MPLSATLSSPSLSYFPQAHHHHQQQLHLPHTLNPYLKPKTLTLQFQCPQASRRPPNYPQGGSADSLADDPRNWGRSINSEVDRRYDFEDDDDDNEDDEDDEEEDRSLDLLVRFVQNVFKKVSRRARRAVRSVLPVSIPTNLVGFSVNGVLMLAFLWVLKAFLEFKGMKYQNSKTQTYMLPMRFFVNASFRKGALFIA; this is encoded by the exons ATGCCGTTATCGGCGACTCTCTCTTCCCCCTCACTTTCTTATTTCCCCCAAgcacaccaccaccaccaacaacaACTCCATCTCCCTCACACTCTCAATCCATACCTCAAACCTAAAACACTGAcacttcaatttcaatgccCCCAAGCCTCCAGACGACCCCCAAATTACCCTCAG GGCGGCAGTGCCGATAGTCTCGCCGACGACCCCCGCAATTGGGGCCGTTCGATCAACTCCGAGGTCGATAGGCGCTATGATTTCGAAGACGACGATGACGACAACGAAGATGACGAGGACGATGAAGAAGAAGACCGGAGTTTGGATTTGTTGGTGAGATTTGTTCAGAATGTGTTCAAAAAGGTGTCCAGGCGAGCCAGGAGGGCCGTCCGATCGGTTCTCCCCGTCTCAATTCCCACCAATTTG gTGGGATTTTCTGTTAATGGAGTGCTAATGCTAGCATTCTTATGGGTCTTGAAGGCATTTCTTGAg TTTAAGGGAATGAAGTATCAAAACTCGAAAACACAGACGTATATGTTGCCCATGAGGTTTTTCGTCAACGCCAGTTTCAGAAAAGGGGCGTTGTTTATAGCATGA
- the LOC137729284 gene encoding tubulin alpha chain-like isoform X2, whose protein sequence is MRECISIHIGQAGIQVGNACWELYCLEHGIQPDGQMPSDKTVGGGDDAFNTFFSETGAGKHVPRAVFVDLEPTVIDEVRTGTYRQLFHPEQLISGKEDAANNFARGHYTIGKEIVDLCLDRIRKLADNCTGLQGFLVFNAVGGGTGSGLGSLLLERLSVDYGKKSKLGFTVYPSPQVSTSVVEPYNSVLSTHSLLEHTDVAVLLDNEAIYDICRRSLDIERPTYTNLNRLVSQVISSLTASLRFDGALNVDVTEFQTNLVPYPRIHFMLSSYAPVISAEKAYHEQLSVAEITNSAFEPSSMMAKCDPRHGKYMACCLMYRGDVVPKDVNAAVATIKTKRTIQFVDWCPTGFKCGINYQPPTVVPGGDLAKVQRAVCMISNSTSVAEVKESSLKPVRILPPLRRIMKKLVLRLMKARTMVKMSTN, encoded by the exons ATGAGGGAGTGCATTTCGATCCACATCGGTCAGGCTGGTATCCAGGTCGGCAATGCCTGCTGGGAGCTTTACTGCCTTGAGCATGGCATCCAG CCTGATGGCCAAATGCCTAGTGACAAGACCGTCGGTGGAGGTGATGATGCCTTCAACACATTCTTTAGTGAAACTGGAGCTGGAAAGCATGTGCCTCGCGCTGTGTTTGTTGATCTTGAGCCCACTGTCATTGATGAAGTGAGGACCGGAACTTACCGCCAGCTTTTCCACCCTGAGCAACTCATTAGTGGCAAGGAAGATGCTGCCAACAACTTCGCCCGTGGTCACTACACCATCGGCAAGGAGATTGTTGATCTCTGCTTGGACCGCATCCGTAAACTTGCTGACAACTGCACTGGGCTTCAAGGGTTCCTTGTTTTCAATGCTGTTGGTGGAGGAACTGGCTCTGGTCTTGGGTCCCTTCTTTTGGAGCGTCTCTCTGTTGACTATGGAAAGAAGTCGAAGCTTGGTTTCACTGTGTATCCATCTCCACAGGTTTCTACATCTGTGGTTGAGCCCTACAATAGTGTCCTCTCAACCCACTCCCTCCTGGAACACACCGATGTTGCAGTGCTCCTTGACAACGAGGCTATCTATGATATCTGCAGGCGCTCTCTTGACATTGAGCGACCCACCTACACCAACCTCAACCGCCTTGTGTCTCAG GTCATTTCCTCTTTGACTGCTTCTCTGAGGTTCGATGGTGCACTTAATGTGGACGTGACTGAATTCCAGACCAACTTGGTCCCATACCCCAGAATCCACTTTATGCTTTCCTCATATGCACCAGTCATCTCTGCAGAGAAGGCGTACCATGAACAACTCTCTGTGGCTGAAATCACCAACAGTGCCTTCGAGCCCTCATCCATGATGGCAAAGTGTGATCCCCGCCACGGCAAATACATGGCCTGCTGTCTGATGTACCGTGGTGATGTTGTACCCAAGGATGTGAATGCTGCTGTTGCGACCATCAAGACCAAGCGTACCATTCAGTTTGTGGACTGGTGCCCTACTGGATTCAAGTGCGGTATCAACTACCAGCCACCTACTGTTGTCCCGGGAGGCGACCTTGCCAAGGTGCAGAGGGCCGTGTGCATGATCTCCAACTCGACCAGTGTTGCTGAGGT GAAGGAGAGTTCTCTGAAGCCCGTGAGGATCTTGCCGCCCTTGAGAAGGATTATGAAGAAGTTGGTGCTGAGGCTGATGAAGGCGAGGACGATGGTGAAGATGAGTACTAACTGA
- the LOC137729820 gene encoding protein SHORT HYPOCOTYL IN WHITE LIGHT 1 isoform X1 produces MPLSATLSSPSLSYFPQAHHHHQQQLHLPHTLNPYLKPKTLTLQFQCPQASRRPPNYPQGGSADSLADDPRNWGRSINSEVDRRYDFEDDDDDNEDDEDDEEEDRSLDLLVRFVQNVFKKVSRRARRAVRSVLPVSIPTNLVGFSVNGVLMLAFLWVLKAFLEVVCTLGSLVFLSILLIRGIWTGVAYYQDNRNQKYRNFEDNDRPWAGTQPVT; encoded by the exons ATGCCGTTATCGGCGACTCTCTCTTCCCCCTCACTTTCTTATTTCCCCCAAgcacaccaccaccaccaacaacaACTCCATCTCCCTCACACTCTCAATCCATACCTCAAACCTAAAACACTGAcacttcaatttcaatgccCCCAAGCCTCCAGACGACCCCCAAATTACCCTCAG GGCGGCAGTGCCGATAGTCTCGCCGACGACCCCCGCAATTGGGGCCGTTCGATCAACTCCGAGGTCGATAGGCGCTATGATTTCGAAGACGACGATGACGACAACGAAGATGACGAGGACGATGAAGAAGAAGACCGGAGTTTGGATTTGTTGGTGAGATTTGTTCAGAATGTGTTCAAAAAGGTGTCCAGGCGAGCCAGGAGGGCCGTCCGATCGGTTCTCCCCGTCTCAATTCCCACCAATTTG gTGGGATTTTCTGTTAATGGAGTGCTAATGCTAGCATTCTTATGGGTCTTGAAGGCATTTCTTGAg GTAGTTTGCACCCTTGGAAGTCTAGTGTTCTTAAGCATCTTACTCATCCGTGGGATCTGGACTGGAGTAGCCTATTATCAAGATAACCGCAATCAGAAGTACCGGAATTTTGAAGACAACGACCGTCCATGGGCCGGCACACAGCCTGTAACCTGA
- the LOC137728800 gene encoding tubulin alpha chain-like isoform X1, which yields MRECISIHIGQAGIQVGNACWELYCLEHGIQPDGQMPSDKTIGGGDDAFNTFFSETGAGKHVPRAVFVDLEPTVIDEVRTGTYRQLFHPEQLISGKEDAANNFARGHYTIGKEIVDLCLDRIRKLADNCTGLQGFLVFNAVGGGTGSGLGSLLLERLSVDYGKKSKLGFTVYPSPQVSTSVVEPYNSVLSTHSLLEHTDVAVLLDNEAIYDICRRSLDIERPTYTNLNRLVSQVISSLTASLRFDGALNVDVTEFQTNLVPYPRIHFMLSSYAPVISAEKAYHEQLSVAEITNSAFEPSSMMAKCDPRHGKYMACCLMYRGDVVPKDVNAAVATIKTKRTIQFVDWCPTGFKCGINYQPPTVVPGGDLAKVQRAVCMISNSTSVAEVFSRIDHKFDLMYAKRAFVHWYVGEGMEEGEFSEAREDLAALEKDYEEVGAESAEGEDDGEDEY from the exons ATGAGGGAGTGCATTTCGATCCACATCGGTCAGGCTGGTATCCAGGTCGGCAATGCCTGTTGGGAGCTTTACTGTCTTGAGCATGGCATTCAG CCTGATGGCCAAATGCCTAGTGACAAGACCATTGGTGGAGGTGATGATGCCTTCAACACCTTCTTCAGTGAAACTGGAGCTGGCAAGCATGTGCCTCGCGCTGTTTTTGTTGATCTTGAGCCCACTGTTATTGATGAAGTGAGGACTGGAACTTACCGCCAGCTCTTCCACCCTGAGCAACTTATTAGTGGCAAAGAAGATGCTGCCAACAACTTTGCCCGTGGTCATTACACCATTGGCAAGGAGATTGTTGATCTCTGCTTAGACCGCATCCGTAAACTTGCTGACAACTGTACTGGGCTTCAAGGGTTCCTTGTTTTCAACGCTGTTGGTGGAGGAACCGGCTCTGGTCTTGGGTCCCTTCTTTTGGAGCGTCTCTCTGTTGACTATGGAAAGAAGTCAAAGCTTGGTTTCACTGTGTATCCATCTCCACAGGTTTCTACATCTGTGGTTGAGCCCTACAACAGTGTCCTCTCAACCCACTCCCTCCTGGAACACACCGATGTTGCAGTTCTCCTTGACAACGAGGCTATCTATGATATCTGCAGGCGCTCTCTTGACATTGAGCGACCCACCTACACCAACCTCAACCGCCTTGTGTCTCAG GTCATTTCCTCTTTGACTGCTTCTCTGAGGTTTGATGGTGCCCTTAATGTGGACGTGACTGAATTCCAGACCAACTTGGTCCCATACCCCAGAATCCACTTTATGCTTTCCTCATATGCACCAGTCATCTCTGCGGAGAAGGCGTACCATGAACAACTCTCTGTGGCTGAAATCACCAACAGTGCCTTCGAGCCCTCATCCATGATGGCAAAGTGTGACCCCCGCCACGGCAAATATATGGCCTGCTGTCTGATGTACCGTGGTGACGTTGTACCCAAGGATGTGAATGCTGCTGTAGCCACCATCAAGACCAAGCGTACCATTCAGTTCGTGGACTGGTGCCCTACTGGATTCAAGTGCGGCATCAACTACCAGCCACCTACTGTCGTCCCAGGAGGCGACCTTGCCAAGGTGCAGAGGGCTGTGTGCATGATCTCTAACTCGACCAGTGTTGCTGAGGTGTTCTCTAGAATTGACCACAAGTTTGATCTCATGTATGCCAAGCGTGCCTTTGTGCACTGGTATGTGGGTGAGGGTATGGAGGAAGGAGAGTTCTCTGAAGCCCGTGAGGACCTTGCTGCCCTTGAGAAGGATTATGAAGAAGTTGGTGCCGAGTCCGCTGAAGGCGAGGATGATGGAGAAGACGAGTACTGA
- the LOC137728800 gene encoding tubulin alpha chain-like isoform X2, whose amino-acid sequence MRECISIHIGQAGIQVGNACWELYCLEHGIQPDGQMPSDKTIGGGDDAFNTFFSETGAGKHVPRAVFVDLEPTVIDEVRTGTYRQLFHPEQLISGKEDAANNFARGHYTIGKEIVDLCLDRIRKLADNCTGLQGFLVFNAVGGGTGSGLGSLLLERLSVDYGKKSKLGFTVYPSPQVSTSVVEPYNSVLSTHSLLEHTDVAVLLDNEAIYDICRRSLDIERPTYTNLNRLVSQVISSLTASLRFDGALNVDVTEFQTNLVPYPRIHFMLSSYAPVISAEKAYHEQLSVAEITNSAFEPSSMMAKCDPRHGKYMACCLMYRGDVVPKDVNAAVATIKTKRTIQFVDWCPTGFKCGINYQPPTVVPGGDLAKVQRAVCMISNSTSVAEVKESSLKPVRTLLPLRRIMKKLVPSPLKARMMEKTSTERLELKFLWVVIFLVLCVIIC is encoded by the exons ATGAGGGAGTGCATTTCGATCCACATCGGTCAGGCTGGTATCCAGGTCGGCAATGCCTGTTGGGAGCTTTACTGTCTTGAGCATGGCATTCAG CCTGATGGCCAAATGCCTAGTGACAAGACCATTGGTGGAGGTGATGATGCCTTCAACACCTTCTTCAGTGAAACTGGAGCTGGCAAGCATGTGCCTCGCGCTGTTTTTGTTGATCTTGAGCCCACTGTTATTGATGAAGTGAGGACTGGAACTTACCGCCAGCTCTTCCACCCTGAGCAACTTATTAGTGGCAAAGAAGATGCTGCCAACAACTTTGCCCGTGGTCATTACACCATTGGCAAGGAGATTGTTGATCTCTGCTTAGACCGCATCCGTAAACTTGCTGACAACTGTACTGGGCTTCAAGGGTTCCTTGTTTTCAACGCTGTTGGTGGAGGAACCGGCTCTGGTCTTGGGTCCCTTCTTTTGGAGCGTCTCTCTGTTGACTATGGAAAGAAGTCAAAGCTTGGTTTCACTGTGTATCCATCTCCACAGGTTTCTACATCTGTGGTTGAGCCCTACAACAGTGTCCTCTCAACCCACTCCCTCCTGGAACACACCGATGTTGCAGTTCTCCTTGACAACGAGGCTATCTATGATATCTGCAGGCGCTCTCTTGACATTGAGCGACCCACCTACACCAACCTCAACCGCCTTGTGTCTCAG GTCATTTCCTCTTTGACTGCTTCTCTGAGGTTTGATGGTGCCCTTAATGTGGACGTGACTGAATTCCAGACCAACTTGGTCCCATACCCCAGAATCCACTTTATGCTTTCCTCATATGCACCAGTCATCTCTGCGGAGAAGGCGTACCATGAACAACTCTCTGTGGCTGAAATCACCAACAGTGCCTTCGAGCCCTCATCCATGATGGCAAAGTGTGACCCCCGCCACGGCAAATATATGGCCTGCTGTCTGATGTACCGTGGTGACGTTGTACCCAAGGATGTGAATGCTGCTGTAGCCACCATCAAGACCAAGCGTACCATTCAGTTCGTGGACTGGTGCCCTACTGGATTCAAGTGCGGCATCAACTACCAGCCACCTACTGTCGTCCCAGGAGGCGACCTTGCCAAGGTGCAGAGGGCTGTGTGCATGATCTCTAACTCGACCAGTGTTGCTGAGGT GAAGGAGAGTTCTCTGAAGCCCGTGAGGACCTTGCTGCCCTTGAGAAGGATTATGAAGAAGTTGGTGCCGAGTCCGCTGAAGGCGAGGATGATGGAGAAGACGAGTACTGAGCGTCTTGAATTGAAGTTTCTATGGGTTGTCATTTTTCTAGTCTTGTGTGTCATCATTTGTTAG
- the LOC137729284 gene encoding tubulin alpha chain-like isoform X1: protein MRECISIHIGQAGIQVGNACWELYCLEHGIQPDGQMPSDKTVGGGDDAFNTFFSETGAGKHVPRAVFVDLEPTVIDEVRTGTYRQLFHPEQLISGKEDAANNFARGHYTIGKEIVDLCLDRIRKLADNCTGLQGFLVFNAVGGGTGSGLGSLLLERLSVDYGKKSKLGFTVYPSPQVSTSVVEPYNSVLSTHSLLEHTDVAVLLDNEAIYDICRRSLDIERPTYTNLNRLVSQVISSLTASLRFDGALNVDVTEFQTNLVPYPRIHFMLSSYAPVISAEKAYHEQLSVAEITNSAFEPSSMMAKCDPRHGKYMACCLMYRGDVVPKDVNAAVATIKTKRTIQFVDWCPTGFKCGINYQPPTVVPGGDLAKVQRAVCMISNSTSVAEVFSRIDHKFDLMYAKRAFVHWYVGEGMEEGEFSEAREDLAALEKDYEEVGAEADEGEDDGEDEY, encoded by the exons ATGAGGGAGTGCATTTCGATCCACATCGGTCAGGCTGGTATCCAGGTCGGCAATGCCTGCTGGGAGCTTTACTGCCTTGAGCATGGCATCCAG CCTGATGGCCAAATGCCTAGTGACAAGACCGTCGGTGGAGGTGATGATGCCTTCAACACATTCTTTAGTGAAACTGGAGCTGGAAAGCATGTGCCTCGCGCTGTGTTTGTTGATCTTGAGCCCACTGTCATTGATGAAGTGAGGACCGGAACTTACCGCCAGCTTTTCCACCCTGAGCAACTCATTAGTGGCAAGGAAGATGCTGCCAACAACTTCGCCCGTGGTCACTACACCATCGGCAAGGAGATTGTTGATCTCTGCTTGGACCGCATCCGTAAACTTGCTGACAACTGCACTGGGCTTCAAGGGTTCCTTGTTTTCAATGCTGTTGGTGGAGGAACTGGCTCTGGTCTTGGGTCCCTTCTTTTGGAGCGTCTCTCTGTTGACTATGGAAAGAAGTCGAAGCTTGGTTTCACTGTGTATCCATCTCCACAGGTTTCTACATCTGTGGTTGAGCCCTACAATAGTGTCCTCTCAACCCACTCCCTCCTGGAACACACCGATGTTGCAGTGCTCCTTGACAACGAGGCTATCTATGATATCTGCAGGCGCTCTCTTGACATTGAGCGACCCACCTACACCAACCTCAACCGCCTTGTGTCTCAG GTCATTTCCTCTTTGACTGCTTCTCTGAGGTTCGATGGTGCACTTAATGTGGACGTGACTGAATTCCAGACCAACTTGGTCCCATACCCCAGAATCCACTTTATGCTTTCCTCATATGCACCAGTCATCTCTGCAGAGAAGGCGTACCATGAACAACTCTCTGTGGCTGAAATCACCAACAGTGCCTTCGAGCCCTCATCCATGATGGCAAAGTGTGATCCCCGCCACGGCAAATACATGGCCTGCTGTCTGATGTACCGTGGTGATGTTGTACCCAAGGATGTGAATGCTGCTGTTGCGACCATCAAGACCAAGCGTACCATTCAGTTTGTGGACTGGTGCCCTACTGGATTCAAGTGCGGTATCAACTACCAGCCACCTACTGTTGTCCCGGGAGGCGACCTTGCCAAGGTGCAGAGGGCCGTGTGCATGATCTCCAACTCGACCAGTGTTGCTGAGGTGTTCTCCCGAATTGACCACAAGTTTGACCTCATGTATGCCAAGCGTGCCTTTGTGCACTGGTATGTGGGTGAGGGTATGGAGGAAGGAGAGTTCTCTGAAGCCCGTGAGGATCTTGCCGCCCTTGAGAAGGATTATGAAGAAGTTGGTGCTGAGGCTGATGAAGGCGAGGACGATGGTGAAGATGAGTACTAA